One window of Xylocopa sonorina isolate GNS202 chromosome 9, iyXylSono1_principal, whole genome shotgun sequence genomic DNA carries:
- the Polo gene encoding serine/threonine-protein kinase polo, which produces MSKDEKESIPNVIYDVNSGKSYLRGRFFGKGGFAKCYEIKESESRCVYAGKIVPKSQITKTNHREKMTQEISIHQTLNHKNVVGFYGFFDDPQNIYIILELCRKRSMMELHKRRKALTECETRYYMKQILDGVSYLHQNKIIHRDLKLGNLFLSDDLQVKIGDFGLATRLEHEGERKKTLCGTPNYIAPEILTKAGHSYEVDIWSIGCIMYTLLVGKPPFETSSLKETYARIKQVQYKIPTHINTIAMNMISNMLQGNPSRRPSIMKLIKDPFFTCGFMPASLPVSCLTMAPRLDMLEMHNQRKPLSEMNTNVGGEGQDFVFRVPNSPARKTKHVDAVNEVQRKNLDIRKMLQSLLEQLASVLKTAPSKETTSSADEMTDPAAQPVVWISKWVDYSDKYGFGYQLSDDGVGVMFNDGTRLIMLANCFNIHYINREGKELYYTVKEYAPELEKKMRLMSFFLKYMKEHLMKAGSSVTVQPCDAMSRIPYMHQWFRTQSAVVMQLTNGTVQINFLDHTKIIMCPLMSAVTYIDTENNFRTYRFQTIKENGCCKGLAKNLAYAREKLSLMLSSPQNR; this is translated from the exons ATGTCGAAAGACGAAAAAGAATCCATTCCAAATGTGATATACGATGTAAACTCGGGGAAAAGTTATCTCAGAGGACGATTCTTTGGAAAA GGTGGTTTTGCAAAATGTTACGAGATCAAGGAATCAGAATCACGCTGTGTGTATGCTGGGAAAATTGTGCCAAAGTCGCAAATTACGAAGACCAATCATAGAGAAAAAATGACGCAAGAAATTTCCATTCATCAAACtttgaatcataaaaatgttGTTGGCTTTTATGGTTTTTTTGATGATCCACAAAACATATATATAATTTTAGAATTATGTCGAAAAAGG TCAATGATGGAATTACATAAGCGTAGAAAGGCACTAACAGAATGTGAAACCAGATATTATATGAAGCAAATTTTAGATGGTGTGAGCTATTTGCATCAGAATAAAATAATTCACAGAGACCTAAAGTTAGGTAACTTATTTTTAAGTGATGACCTACAGGTGAAGATTGGTGATTTCGGATTAGCCACTAGATTGGAACACGAAGGAGAACGCAAGAA GACACTGTGTGGAACACCTAATTATATAGCACCAGAAATTCTAACTAAAGCTGGCCACTCCTATGAAGTTGATATATGGAGTATTggatgtattatgtatactttacTTGTGGGAAAACCACCTTTTGAAACATCTAGTTTGAAGGAAACTTATGCTAGAATTAAACAAGTACAATATAAAATTCCTACGCATATCAATACAATAGCAATGAACATGATATCTAATATGTTGCAAGGAAATCCATCAAGACGTCCTTCCATAATGAAATTAATAAAAGACCCATTCTTTACCTGTG GTTTTATGCCAGCTAGTTTACCGGTATCGTGTTTAACAATGGCACCTCGTCTAGACATGTTGGAAATGCATAATCAACGTAAGCCATTATCTGAAATGAATACTAATGTAGGTGGAGAAGGACAAGATTTCGTATTTCGTGTACCTAACAGTCCGGCGCGTAAGACAAAGCATGTAGATGCGGTAAACGAAGTTCAAAGAAAAAATCTTGACATTAGAAAAATGCTTCAGTCACTGCTAGAACAGCTGGCTAGTGTATTAAAGACTGCACCAAGTAAAGAAACAACTTCATCAGCAG ATGAAATGACAGATCCAGCCGCACAGCCTGTTGTTTGGATAAGTAAATGGGTTGACTACTCGGATAAATACGGATTCGGATACCAACTTTCTGATGATGGAGTGGGTGTGATGTTCAACGACGGTACCCGATTAATAATGTTAGCCAAttgttttaatattcattatataAACCGTGAAGGGAAAGAATTATATTACACTGTCAAAGAATATGCACctgaattagagaaaaaaatgaGGCTAATGAGTTTCTTCTTAAAATACATGAAGGAACATTTAATGAAAGCTGGAAGTTCAGTTACTGTACAACCATGCGATGCCATGTCTAGGATACCATACATGCATCAATGGTTTAGAACACAGAGTGCCGTAGTAATGCAATTGACTAATGGAACAGTACAA ATCAACTTTTTGGACCACACAAAAATTATTATGTGTCCTCTAATGTCGGCTGTTACGTATATAGACACAGAGAATAATTTCAGAACTTACAGATTTCAAACTATAAAAGAGAATGGATGCTGTAAAGGTTTGGCTAAAAATTTGGCGTATGCCCGTGAGAAACTTTCGTTAATGTTGTCAAGTCCTCAAAATCGATAA
- the LOC143427566 gene encoding uncharacterized protein LOC143427566 isoform X4, whose protein sequence is MEGAPTGRGGFRVGRGGPGGPMRGRGGFGDRARGGPPRGGGMMRGGRGNGPGGGMRGGPLGMRGRGGPPGRGGRCGHFPPGGPPESGMSSGPGGGGLPPPGMGGPPRGGSRGGGSSGFRSRGRGDFSRGDNRGGSSNFRGRGGMDRGSRGGSRGGSGRGGPGGRGSFGDRGSRGGSGRGGGGPSKRGGGPLGSSGPSKRPRFDQTSSQPANGYATQPPSQGGYGGGTSNAYGGGQQQPQQQQSVGYGGGYGSQNYTQSSYQGYESYQQPPDYGQTAGYPPSAAADNRYGGAPTVPATGAFSAGDPYSYGKAPPSDYSSQDGVYGKQDYG, encoded by the exons ATGGAGGGTGCGCCAACCGGTAGAGGTGGATTCCGTGTTGGCCGTGGTGGTCCAGGCGGTCCAATGCGAGGACGCGGTGGTTTTGGGGATAGAGCAAG AGGTGGGCCTCCAAGAGGCGGAGGTATGATGAGAGGTGGACGAGGTAATGGACCTGGTGGTGGAATGAGAGGTGGACCACTTGGAATGAGAGGCAGAGGAGGTCCGCCTGGTAGAGGTGGTCGCTGTGGACATTTTCCCCCTGG AGGTCCACCGGAATCAGGAATGTCAAGTGGACCAGGAGGTGGTGGATTACCACCTCCAGGAATGGGAGGACCACCACGTGGTGGCAGTAGAGGAGGTGGAAGCAGTGGTTTCCGTAGCAGAGGGAGGGGTGATTTTAGTAGGGGTGATAATCGTGGTGGTAGCAGTAATTTTCGTGGACGAGGGGGAATGGACAGAGGAAGCAGAGGAGGATCTAG agGTGGATCAGGTAGAGGAGGTCCAGGAGGTAGAGGGAGTTTTGGAGATCGTGGCAGCAGAGGAGGTAGTGGTCGTGGTGGTGGTGGCCCATCGAAAAGAGGAGGTGGACCATTGGGTTCTAGTGGGCCATCTAAGAGGCCGAGATTCGATCAGACTTCTTCACAACCTGCAAATGGTTATGCAACCCAACCACCAAG TCAAGGTGGCTATGGAGGAGGTACCAGTAATGCCTATGGTGGAGGACAGCAACAGCCGCAGCAACAACAGTCAGTGGGATATGGTGGTGGCTACGGATCACAGAACTATACTCAATCATCGTATCAGGGTTATGAAAGTTATCAACAACCACCAGATTATGGTCAAACAGCC GGTTATCCACCATCAGCAGCTGCTGATAACAGGTATGGAGGGGCGCCTACTGTACCAGCTACAGGAGCTTTTAGTGCTGGTGATCCTTACAGTTATGGCAAAGCACCACCATCAG ATTACTCGAGTCAAGATGGTGTATACGGAAAACAAGATTATG
- the LOC143427566 gene encoding uncharacterized protein LOC143427566 isoform X2, whose translation MEGAPTGRGGFRVGRGGPGGPMRGRGGFGDRARGGPPRGGGMMRGGRGNGPGGGMRGGPLGMRGRGGPPGRGGRCGHFPPGGPPESGMSSGPGGGGLPPPGMGGPPRGGSRGGGSSGFRSRGRGDFSRGDNRGGSSNFRGRGGMDRGSRGGSRGGSGRGGPGGRGSFGDRGSRGGSGRGGGGPSKRGGGPLGSSGPSKRPRFDQTSSQPANGYATQPPSQGGYGGGTSNAYGGGQQQPQQQQSVGYGGGYGSQNYTQSSYQGYESYQQPPDYGQTAGYPPSAAADNRYGGAPTVPATGAFSAGDPYSYGKAPPSASYQQEAVVAVTGGGGAGYTPVKPYDDQSSNTTSMSNRGGYSSQLYDYSSQDGVYGKQDYG comes from the exons ATGGAGGGTGCGCCAACCGGTAGAGGTGGATTCCGTGTTGGCCGTGGTGGTCCAGGCGGTCCAATGCGAGGACGCGGTGGTTTTGGGGATAGAGCAAG AGGTGGGCCTCCAAGAGGCGGAGGTATGATGAGAGGTGGACGAGGTAATGGACCTGGTGGTGGAATGAGAGGTGGACCACTTGGAATGAGAGGCAGAGGAGGTCCGCCTGGTAGAGGTGGTCGCTGTGGACATTTTCCCCCTGG AGGTCCACCGGAATCAGGAATGTCAAGTGGACCAGGAGGTGGTGGATTACCACCTCCAGGAATGGGAGGACCACCACGTGGTGGCAGTAGAGGAGGTGGAAGCAGTGGTTTCCGTAGCAGAGGGAGGGGTGATTTTAGTAGGGGTGATAATCGTGGTGGTAGCAGTAATTTTCGTGGACGAGGGGGAATGGACAGAGGAAGCAGAGGAGGATCTAG agGTGGATCAGGTAGAGGAGGTCCAGGAGGTAGAGGGAGTTTTGGAGATCGTGGCAGCAGAGGAGGTAGTGGTCGTGGTGGTGGTGGCCCATCGAAAAGAGGAGGTGGACCATTGGGTTCTAGTGGGCCATCTAAGAGGCCGAGATTCGATCAGACTTCTTCACAACCTGCAAATGGTTATGCAACCCAACCACCAAG TCAAGGTGGCTATGGAGGAGGTACCAGTAATGCCTATGGTGGAGGACAGCAACAGCCGCAGCAACAACAGTCAGTGGGATATGGTGGTGGCTACGGATCACAGAACTATACTCAATCATCGTATCAGGGTTATGAAAGTTATCAACAACCACCAGATTATGGTCAAACAGCC GGTTATCCACCATCAGCAGCTGCTGATAACAGGTATGGAGGGGCGCCTACTGTACCAGCTACAGGAGCTTTTAGTGCTGGTGATCCTTACAGTTATGGCAAAGCACCACCATCAG CGAGTTACCAGCAGGAGGCAGTGGTAGCAGTAACAGGGGGTGGGGGTGCAGGTTATACCCCTGTAAAACCCTATGATGACCAATCGTCTAATACCACTTCTATGAGCAACAGGGGTGGTTACTCGTCGCAACTTTATG ATTACTCGAGTCAAGATGGTGTATACGGAAAACAAGATTATG
- the LOC143427566 gene encoding uncharacterized protein LOC143427566 isoform X1 has protein sequence MEGAPTGRGGFRVGRGGPGGPMRGRGGFGDRARGGPPRGGGMMRGGRGNGPGGGMRGGPLGMRGRGGPPGRGGRCGHFPPGGPPESGMSSGPGGGGLPPPGMGGPPRGGSRGGGSSGFRSRGRGDFSRGDNRGGSSNFRGRGGMDRGSRGGSRGGSGRGGPGGRGSFGDRGSRGGSGRGGGGPSKRGGGPLGSSGPSKRPRFDQTSSQPANGYATQPPSQGGYGGGTSNAYGGGQQQPQQQQSVGYGGGYGSQNYTQSSYQGYESYQQPPDYGQTAGYPPSAAADNRYGGAPTVPATGAFSAGDPYSYGKAPPSASYQQEAVVAVTGGGGAGYTPVKPYDDQSSNTTSMSNRGGYSSQLYDYSSQDGVYGKQDYGGSAGYQNAQSQRRY, from the exons ATGGAGGGTGCGCCAACCGGTAGAGGTGGATTCCGTGTTGGCCGTGGTGGTCCAGGCGGTCCAATGCGAGGACGCGGTGGTTTTGGGGATAGAGCAAG AGGTGGGCCTCCAAGAGGCGGAGGTATGATGAGAGGTGGACGAGGTAATGGACCTGGTGGTGGAATGAGAGGTGGACCACTTGGAATGAGAGGCAGAGGAGGTCCGCCTGGTAGAGGTGGTCGCTGTGGACATTTTCCCCCTGG AGGTCCACCGGAATCAGGAATGTCAAGTGGACCAGGAGGTGGTGGATTACCACCTCCAGGAATGGGAGGACCACCACGTGGTGGCAGTAGAGGAGGTGGAAGCAGTGGTTTCCGTAGCAGAGGGAGGGGTGATTTTAGTAGGGGTGATAATCGTGGTGGTAGCAGTAATTTTCGTGGACGAGGGGGAATGGACAGAGGAAGCAGAGGAGGATCTAG agGTGGATCAGGTAGAGGAGGTCCAGGAGGTAGAGGGAGTTTTGGAGATCGTGGCAGCAGAGGAGGTAGTGGTCGTGGTGGTGGTGGCCCATCGAAAAGAGGAGGTGGACCATTGGGTTCTAGTGGGCCATCTAAGAGGCCGAGATTCGATCAGACTTCTTCACAACCTGCAAATGGTTATGCAACCCAACCACCAAG TCAAGGTGGCTATGGAGGAGGTACCAGTAATGCCTATGGTGGAGGACAGCAACAGCCGCAGCAACAACAGTCAGTGGGATATGGTGGTGGCTACGGATCACAGAACTATACTCAATCATCGTATCAGGGTTATGAAAGTTATCAACAACCACCAGATTATGGTCAAACAGCC GGTTATCCACCATCAGCAGCTGCTGATAACAGGTATGGAGGGGCGCCTACTGTACCAGCTACAGGAGCTTTTAGTGCTGGTGATCCTTACAGTTATGGCAAAGCACCACCATCAG CGAGTTACCAGCAGGAGGCAGTGGTAGCAGTAACAGGGGGTGGGGGTGCAGGTTATACCCCTGTAAAACCCTATGATGACCAATCGTCTAATACCACTTCTATGAGCAACAGGGGTGGTTACTCGTCGCAACTTTATG ATTACTCGAGTCAAGATGGTGTATACGGAAAACAAGATTATG
- the LOC143427566 gene encoding uncharacterized protein LOC143427566 isoform X3 has translation MEGAPTGRGGFRVGRGGPGGPMRGRGGFGDRARGGPPRGGGMMRGGRGNGPGGGMRGGPLGMRGRGGPPGRGGRCGHFPPGGPPESGMSSGPGGGGLPPPGMGGPPRGGSRGGGSSGFRSRGRGDFSRGDNRGGSSNFRGRGGMDRGSRGGSRGGSGRGGPGGRGSFGDRGSRGGSGRGGGGPSKRGGGPLGSSGPSKRPRFDQTSSQPANGYATQPPSQGGYGGGTSNAYGGGQQQPQQQQSVGYGGGYGSQNYTQSSYQGYESYQQPPDYGQTAGYPPSAAADNRYGGAPTVPATGAFSAGDPYSYGKAPPSDYSSQDGVYGKQDYGGSAGYQNAQSQRRY, from the exons ATGGAGGGTGCGCCAACCGGTAGAGGTGGATTCCGTGTTGGCCGTGGTGGTCCAGGCGGTCCAATGCGAGGACGCGGTGGTTTTGGGGATAGAGCAAG AGGTGGGCCTCCAAGAGGCGGAGGTATGATGAGAGGTGGACGAGGTAATGGACCTGGTGGTGGAATGAGAGGTGGACCACTTGGAATGAGAGGCAGAGGAGGTCCGCCTGGTAGAGGTGGTCGCTGTGGACATTTTCCCCCTGG AGGTCCACCGGAATCAGGAATGTCAAGTGGACCAGGAGGTGGTGGATTACCACCTCCAGGAATGGGAGGACCACCACGTGGTGGCAGTAGAGGAGGTGGAAGCAGTGGTTTCCGTAGCAGAGGGAGGGGTGATTTTAGTAGGGGTGATAATCGTGGTGGTAGCAGTAATTTTCGTGGACGAGGGGGAATGGACAGAGGAAGCAGAGGAGGATCTAG agGTGGATCAGGTAGAGGAGGTCCAGGAGGTAGAGGGAGTTTTGGAGATCGTGGCAGCAGAGGAGGTAGTGGTCGTGGTGGTGGTGGCCCATCGAAAAGAGGAGGTGGACCATTGGGTTCTAGTGGGCCATCTAAGAGGCCGAGATTCGATCAGACTTCTTCACAACCTGCAAATGGTTATGCAACCCAACCACCAAG TCAAGGTGGCTATGGAGGAGGTACCAGTAATGCCTATGGTGGAGGACAGCAACAGCCGCAGCAACAACAGTCAGTGGGATATGGTGGTGGCTACGGATCACAGAACTATACTCAATCATCGTATCAGGGTTATGAAAGTTATCAACAACCACCAGATTATGGTCAAACAGCC GGTTATCCACCATCAGCAGCTGCTGATAACAGGTATGGAGGGGCGCCTACTGTACCAGCTACAGGAGCTTTTAGTGCTGGTGATCCTTACAGTTATGGCAAAGCACCACCATCAG ATTACTCGAGTCAAGATGGTGTATACGGAAAACAAGATTATG